One segment of Ipomoea triloba cultivar NCNSP0323 chromosome 12, ASM357664v1 DNA contains the following:
- the LOC115999328 gene encoding uncharacterized protein LOC115999328: MVTTQQEKEPGLPAGNSQENPTTHELPNQEDPHKGERIGPGEQSLGDEVPQTQPDEFPPNIMEVAAQLCEFLKSGRTIGGKPPEDEPRKKEAPAGREGVGENYDPTSSQDREHRDVEISNLARELKDLRKKMEGGRDQPMARSLLSANPFTLEIQEYCAPKNPFTLEIQEYCAPKNFQCPVMPTYDGTEDPKCPVMPTYDGTEDPSDHLIDFQAKMMILGAEDPMYCRVFFLTLKGAAQQWFLSLPPRTIDCFETLGEQFLTYFAGSIKTKRHFTALTAVQQGETETLKEFLGRWKKEIQTVEGLDDRTAITLFMEALKVGDLFASLRTDTPETYAQAIQRANRYAETEKALRQKQRRREKRPLEETRTRPVDRSSKRRDRINRSHPPVAHRPRVIPTLGARAVHEIHPPRVREDPPPQNPATVVNHVPVRQGKYCRFHESPTHSTEECTTLQKELDGLIEKRIALKRNMGRPPPGGRQPRGPNQWQRQTERPRQERRPVGREAEAQPETPRMAREPQEEQDDRSRKHNKLVIHMICGGPVGGDSTREWKRWARQLYIGAVQHKAPPKKGRRDPIIFSDDDLPEGPTPHRDAILIAMDVNGATVRRVFVDTGSSVNVMYLETFTKLGLTKENLHQVRTPLAGFTENLHQVRTPLAGFTGDLHQVRTPLAGFTGDSIEPEGCITLPIEIGEYPRVRAINMEFVVVDLKSAHNVILGRPGLEDPGAVVSLEHLCLKFRTPEGMGIARCDRQAARSCYLLTCRQIGSRDLQVQTITERTTKEEARDRPEPAAELEEVALESSKPDQRV; encoded by the coding sequence ATGGTGACTACACAACAGGAGAAGGAACCAGGCCTGCCAGCGGGAAATTCGCAGGAAAATCCCACCACGCACGAGCTACCCAATCAAGAGGACCCTCACAAAGGGGAGAGAATCGGTCCGGGGGAGCAGTCTCTGGGCGACGAAGTCCCTCAGACCCAGCCGGACGAATTCCCCCCCAACATAATGGAGGTCGCGGCGCAACTGTGCGAATTCCTGAAATCAGGTCGGACGATCGGGGGAAAACCACCGGAAGATGAGCCACGAAAGAAAGAGGCCCCCGCCGGACGAGAAGGCGTAGGCGAAAACTATGATCCAACCTCGAGTCAGGATCGGGAGCATCGAGATGTAGAAATAAGTAACCTCGCCAGGGAACTAAAAGACCTCCGGAAAAAGATGGAGGGAGGAAGGGATCAGCCGATGGCACGTTCCCTCCTATCCGCCAATCCGTTCACTTTAGAGATACAGGAATATTGCGCCCCTAAAAATCCGTTCACTTTAGAGATACAGGAATATTGCGCCCCTAAAAACTTTCAATGCCCGGTAATGCCCACATACGATGGAACAGAGGATCCCAAATGCCCGGTAATGCCCACATACGATGGAACAGAGGATCCCAGTGACCACCTGATCGACTTCCAAGCAAAAATGATGATATTAGGAGCAGAAGACCCAATGTACTGTAGGGTATTCTTTTTGACACTGAAGGGGGCAGCACAACAATGGTTTTTATCACTACCACCTCGGACTATTGATTGTTTCGAAACCCTGGGCGAGCAATTCCTGACATACTTTGCGGGGAGTATAAAGACTAAAAGGCACTTCACAGCCTTAACCGCCGTACAACAAGGGGAGACGGAGACCTTAAAGGAATTCCTCGGAAGGTggaaaaaagaaatacaaacGGTGGAAGGTCTGGATGACCGGACAGCCATAACATTATTTATGGAAGCCTTAAAAGTTGGCGATCTGTTCGCAAGTCTCCGAACTGATACCCCAGAGACATACGCTCAGGCCATACAAAGAGCAAACAGATACGCCGAAACAGAGAAGGCCTTACGACAAAAACAGAGGCGGCGAGAGAAACGCCCGTTAGAGGAAACGAGAACGCGTCCAGTGGATCGATCGTCGAAACGAAGGGATAGGATCAATCGTAGCCACCCGCCGGTAGCCCACCGACCCCGGGTCATCCCTACCCTGGGGGCAAGGGCGGTGCATGAGATACACCCGCCTCGGGTAAGGGAGGATCCCCCACCACAAAACCCCGCGACAGTAGTCAACCACGTACCGGTAAGACAGGGGAAGTACTGCAGATTCCACGAATCCCCAACCCATAGCACGGAGGAATGCACCACCTTGCAGAAAGAACTAGATGGATTGATAGAAAAGAGAATAGCCCTCAAACGAAACATGGGACGACCGCCCCCGGGAGGCCGACAGCCTCGAGGGCCGAATCAGTGGCAAAGACAAACGGAGAGACCCAGGCAGGAGAGAAGGCCCGTGGGACGGGAGGCCGAAGCGCAACCCGAGACCCCTAGGATGGCAAGGGAGCCCCAAGAGGAGCAAGACGATCGTAGCAGAAAACACAACAAACTCGTAATCCACATGATTTGCGGAGGACCAGTCGGTGGGGACAGCACTCGGGAATGGAAACGCTGGGCCAGACAATTATACATAGGGGCAGTACAGCATAAAGCACCGCCCAAAAAGGGCCGGAGAGACCCCATTATCTTCTCAGATGACGACTTACCCGAGGGGCCAACCCCGCACAGGGACGCCATCCTGATTGCAATGGACGTCAACGGGGCCACAGTTCGAAGGGTATTCGTAGACACGGGCAGCAGCGTCAATGTCATGTATCTCGAAACCTTCACCAAGCTGGGACTAACCAAGGAGAACCTGCACCAAGTGAGAACACCTCTTGCGGGATTCACAGAGAACCTGCACCAAGTGAGAACACCTCTTGCGGGATTCACAGGAGATCTGCACCAAGTGAGAACACCTCTTGCGGGATTCACAGGAGATAGCATAGAGCCGGAAGGATGCATCACCCTGCCTATAGAGATCGGAGAATACCCTAGGGTGCGAGCTATAAACATGGAATTTGTGGTGGTGGACTTGAAATCAGCACACAACGTGATATTGGGAAGACCGGGTTTGGAGGACCCAGGAGCCGTAGTATCGCTCGAGCACTTATGTCTGAAATTTCGAACACCAGAAGGAATGGGGATCGCTAGATGTGATCGCCAAGCAGCACGATCCTGTTATCTCCTCACATGTCGCCAGATAGGGAGCCGAGATCTACAAGTGCAAACCATCACAGAAAGGACCACAAAGGAAGAAGCCAGAGACAGGCCAGAACCCGCCGCAGAATTAGAAGAAGTAGCCTTAGAAAGCTCGAAGCCCGATCAAAGGGTCTGA